The SAR324 cluster bacterium sequence TTTTGCTGCAATGCCTTTTCGAGAAGCACCGTTTGTTGGGCATTACAACCAACATGTGAGGCAAGTGCTTCTAAGTGTGGGCCTTGGCCTTGTGCACTTTCTTCA is a genomic window containing:
- a CDS encoding DUF3015 family protein — its product is EESAQGQGPHLEALASHVGCNAQQTVLLEKALQQNYHGVFAKDHISHSINEFYTVVNNDEQLAACWPNT